The genomic region CCGTGGAAGAGGCCTTAGTAACGGTGAAAAGCAGAGACGGCCGGGAAATTTTGGAGGAGGACATCATCGCGGCAATGACCGAGGAGGTTGCCTTGATTTTGCTACCCTCGGTGTTGTACCGTAGCGCACAGCTGATCAACATGGAGCAAATCACCGAAGAAGCCCATAAAAGAGGGATTATTATCGGCTGGGACTTAGCCCATTCCATCGGCGCCATTCCCCATAATTTTAAAAAAATCGATCCCGACTTTGCCGTTTGGTGCACCTATAAATACTTGAACGGCGGACCGGGCTCCGTAGGGGGACTTTATATCAACCGGAAGCACTTTGGAAAAGAGGCGGGGCTGAAAGGATGGTTCGGCAACCGGGATGATTTGCAGTTTCTCTTAGAGCACCGCTTTGAGCAGGCGGGGGATGCCGGGGGTTGGCTCCAGGGCAGTCCTCATATGCTCTCCATTGCTCCCCTGGAAGGTTCCCTGGATATTTTTGAAGAAGCGGGCATACAAAGAATCCGGGAGAAATCCCTGATCATTACTGAGTATTTAATGTTTTTAGCAGAACAGCGACTGGAAAAGTACGGTTATCGGATCGGCAATCCCCGGGAAAACCATCGCCGAGGGGGGCATGTATCATTAGAACATGAGGAGGCCTACCGAATCAGCCTTGCCCTACGGGACCACGGGGTGGTGCCGGATTACCGGGAGCCCAATGTGATTCGACTGGCTCCCGCGGCTCTTTATAATACCTATGAAGAGGTGTTTCGATTGGTGGAAATCCTGGAAAAAATAACAAAAGAAAAGAGCTTTGAGCACTACTCCGCAGAAAGAGGCACCGTGTTATAAGGGTGCAAAAGCCAATGAGGATTCGAAAAAAGACTTCTAGGGAAGTCTTTTTTCTGTTTTTTCAATAGAAGTTCGTGATTAGCAAAAAAAAATGGGTATAGACTATAAAAGAATGGCGATGGGAGGGAAGGTTTTGAAAAATCAAGAGTACCTATGGTATTTAAGCTACGGATCCAACCTGAATGAAAATCGATTCAACTGTTATCTTAGGGGCGGACAACCGCAGGGGTCCATGGAATCCGAAGAGGGATGCAGGGATGCTGCGCCGCCGGTAAAAGCCCGGGGAAAAACCATCCCCCATGAAATGGTGTTTGCCGGGACCTCCACCCGTTGGAATAATAAGGGGGTGGCGGCCATTGATCCCAACCGGGATCTTACCGCCCTTACCTACGGCAGAATGTATCTAATTACCAAGGATCAGTTTTTCGATTTGGTCAAGCAGGAAAACTACATTCCCTTGGAGGAAAAAGTGCACTGGACCCTGCCCAAGGAGGGAGAAAGCAAAGTGATGTTTCCCGACAATTGGTATGGAAAACTCCTTCATCTCGGCGAGGAAGAGGGTTATCCGATTTATAGCTTTACCATTCTAGAGGATTTTCAGAAGATCAACATCAATCCTCCGGATCCCGGTTATATCAAAATCATTCAACAAGGCCTAAAAGAAAGCCATATGTTTTCCCTATGGGAAGTGGAAAAATATTTAATACAGCTTCGGGGGATCAAAGGGTTTTATGCCAGGGAAGAATTGCGGCAAATCCTGAAAAATCCATAAGTCTTGATTTATGGATACTTGCAATGAAAAAATTTCCAGGGAACCCTGAATATTTTCCCCATGAAAAGTGTACAGGAGATTTTTGATAAAAAATGGGTATTAATAGAAAAAGGAGGGACCCAATGTTGAACCGGCTTATTATGTTTCTAATCACCTTTGTGGTGTTTATGGCCATTGATTTGATTTGGCTGGGACTCATCGCAAAGAATCTTTATAAAAAATATTTAGGGCATTTGATGAAAAAGGATGTAAACTGGGCGGCGGCTATTATTTTTTACGTTATCTTTATTGCAGGACTGATTTTCTTTGTTATTGACCCCGCCCTGGAAAAAGAAAGTCTGAGTTATGCACTATTTGCGGGGGGAGCCCTGGGACTCTTATGTTATGCCACGTATGATTTAACCAATTTGGCGACCTTAAAGGAGTGGCCGGTTGCCCTTACCGTGATTGACCTGATTTGGGGAACGGTGCTTTCCGGAGCTACCGCGGGGATTTCTTTTGGCATTATCCATTATTTATTATAACAAGGTTTACAGTAGGAGGTTTAGCAAGAACAAAATAATTCAAAGAAAAGGTGATGACAATGAAGCAAAACTACCTAAACGGCAAGGACTTTTTTAACATCTTTCGCCATGGGGCTATGGAAGTGATCAATAACAAGGACCATCTAAATAAAATCAATGTATTCCCGGTGGCCGACGGGGACACGGGGAATAATCTGGCCATGACCCTAAATTCTGTAATCGACTACACCCAGGTGGTGGACTCCTTCTATGAAACCAGTAAATCCATGGC from Isachenkonia alkalipeptolytica harbors:
- a CDS encoding DUF2177 family protein, whose product is MLNRLIMFLITFVVFMAIDLIWLGLIAKNLYKKYLGHLMKKDVNWAAAIIFYVIFIAGLIFFVIDPALEKESLSYALFAGGALGLLCYATYDLTNLATLKEWPVALTVIDLIWGTVLSGATAGISFGIIHYLL
- the kynU gene encoding kynureninase → MERKFQESLEFAKTMDLRDPLKDFRARFHVKEDEIYMDGNSLGLSSKEAQQSIERVAGDWKKEGIKMWGMEEGRYFHYPKLVGEKLRGMIGAEPNEIILNGSITTNLHQALATFYKPNKERYKILVDGLNFPTDIYAVKSLIELKGYTVEEALVTVKSRDGREILEEDIIAAMTEEVALILLPSVLYRSAQLINMEQITEEAHKRGIIIGWDLAHSIGAIPHNFKKIDPDFAVWCTYKYLNGGPGSVGGLYINRKHFGKEAGLKGWFGNRDDLQFLLEHRFEQAGDAGGWLQGSPHMLSIAPLEGSLDIFEEAGIQRIREKSLIITEYLMFLAEQRLEKYGYRIGNPRENHRRGGHVSLEHEEAYRISLALRDHGVVPDYREPNVIRLAPAALYNTYEEVFRLVEILEKITKEKSFEHYSAERGTVL